A window of Gouania willdenowi chromosome 12, fGouWil2.1, whole genome shotgun sequence contains these coding sequences:
- the slc26a1 gene encoding LOW QUALITY PROTEIN: sulfate anion transporter 1 (The sequence of the model RefSeq protein was modified relative to this genomic sequence to represent the inferred CDS: inserted 3 bases in 3 codons; deleted 4 bases in 2 codons): protein MEEDAKVNATPLLSSPPQLERRLRQRQPTLSVLKSKVRRGVSCSGARVRSTPTGFFPVVRWLPKYKLKDYIWGDVMSGLIVGIILVPQAIAYCLLAGVDPIYGLYTSFYANIIYFXMGTSRHVXVGIFSLMSLMVGQVVDREVFLAGFDLNEDVTQLSSDIFNSTFGTNVSEAPSVELMGMQCGKECYAISIAAAVTFLAGIYQVIMAVFRLGFVSVYLSAPMLDGFATGASFTILTVQAKYLLGLKIPRHQGYGTVIVTWINIFANIHKTNMCDLITSAICILILVAGKEIQDRYKDRLKIPLPTELVVVAGATLASHYGQLNSRYDSSVSGHIPTGFIPPQVPSFPLMPRVALDAIPLAVISFAFTVSLSEMFAKKNGYTVRPNQEMLAIGLCNIIPSFFHCFTTSAALAKTMVKDSTGCQTQVSSLISAMVVLLVLLFFAPFFYSLQKCVLACIIIVSLRGALRKFKDIPSKWRASRTDAIVWLVSMSATALISVELGLVFGIVFSMTCIIFKTQNPKVSLLGRLSDTEIYEGLEDYKNLMPPPGVEVFRFQAPLYYANKNVFLKNLYKAVGVEPFWSSPKRRKAEKRPKMLPRQAKENGEKFNGDVVTELVHRELEFHTIILDCSAIXFIDSTGMATVHGLVKEYKNELCVSVLLACCNTAVIDKLLKGENKDIGSLIFHTVHAAVQHANSTASVAESSSDELMVCRSVP, encoded by the exons ATGGAGGAGGACGCCAAGGTCAACGCCACACCTCTCCTCTCTTCACCGCCTCAGTTGGAGCGTCGGCTTCGCCAGCGACAGCCGACGCTCTCCGTCCTCAAATCCAAAGTGAGGCGAGGTGTGAGCTGCTCTGGGGCCAGAGTTCGATCCACGCCCACAGGGTTTTTCCCTGTGGTTCGATGGCTGCCCAAGTACAAGCTGAAGGACTACATTTGGGGGGACGTGATGTCCGGGCTGATCGTTGGCATCATCTTGGTGCCACAGGCCATTGCTTACTGCCTGCTGGCAGGAGTGGACCCCATCTACGGGTTGTACACCTCCTTTTACGCTAATATCATCTACT TCATGGGGACATCCAGACACG TCGTGGGGATCTTCAGTCTCATGAGCCTCATGGTTGGACAG GTGGTGGATCGAGAAGTGTTCCTGGCAGGTTTTGACCTCAATGAGGACGTCACGCAATTAAGCTCTGATATATTTAACAGTACATTTGGCACCAACGTTAGCGAAGCGCCCAGTGTGGAGCTGATGGGTATGCAGTGTGGGAAAGAGTGTTATGCCATCAGCATCGCCGCTGCTGTCACCTTCCTGGCTGGAATCTATCAG GTGATAATGGCGGTGTTCCGTCTGGGGTTCGTCTCTGTGTACCTCTCGGCTCCGATGCTCGATGGCTTTGCGACTGGAGCTTCTTTCACTATTCTGACCGTGCAGGCCAAATATCTGCTGGGTCTGAAGATCCCTCGTCACCAGGGCTACGGCACGGTGATCGTCACCTGGATCAACATCTTTGCCAATATTCACAAGACCAACATGTGTGACCTCATCACTAGTGCCATCTGTATCTTAATTCTAG tggcaGGAAAAGAAATCCAAGATCGTTACAAAGACCGTCTAAAGATCCCACTGCCGACTGAACTGGTTGTGGTGGCAGGAGCTACACTGGCCAGCCATTATGGACAGCTGAACAGCCGCTACGACTCCAGTGTTTCTGGTCACATTCCCACTGGTTTCATTCCTCCTCAGGTTCCCAGCTTCCCCCTAATGCCACGGGTGGCTCTGGATGCCATTCCATTGGCTGTCATTAG ttttgcCTTTACAGTGTCACTGTCTGAGATGTTTGCTAAGAAAAATGGCTACACTGTTCGTCCCAATCAGGAGATGCTGGCCATCGGCCTCTGCAACATCATTCCTTCCTTTTTCCACTGCTTCACCACCAGTGCCGCACTGGCAAAAACCATGGTGAAGGATTCCACCGGCTGCCAGACTCAG GTATCGAGTCTGATCAGCGCCATGGTGGTCCTCCTCGTGCTTCTCTTTTTCGCACCATTTTTTTACTCTCTGCAGAAGTGTGTCCTTGCTTGCATCATTATTGTGAGTCTTCGAGGTGCTCTGAGGAAGTTTAAAGACATTCCGTCCAAGTGGCGAGCCAGCCGGACTGATGCCATTGTTTGGTTGGTCAGCATGTCGGCCAcgg ctctgaTTAGTGTGGAGCTCGGTCTTGTCTTTGGAATCGTCTTCTCCATGACGTGCATCATCTTTAAGACCCAGAATCCAAAG GTATCTCTGCTGGGCCGACTCAGTGACACTGAAATTTATGAGGGTTTAGAAGACTACAAGAACCTCATGCCACCACCTGGGGTTGAGGTTTTCCGTTTCCAGGCTCCTCTGTACTACGCCAACAAGAATGTTTTCCTCAAAAACCTCTACAAAGCCGTGGGGGTCGAACCTTTTTGGAGCTCACCAAAAAGGAGGAAAGCTGAAAAAAGGCCAAAG ATGCTTCCACGGCAAGCCAAGGAAAACGGAGAAAAATTCAACGGAGATGTGGTTACGGAGCTGGTTCACAGAGAGCTAGAGTTCCATACCATCATATTGGACTGCTCAGCCA CCTTTATAGACTCTACGGGTATGGCAACTGTCCACGGGCTGGTTAAGGAGTATAAGAAT GAGTTGTGTGTGAGCGTGCTCCTCGCGTGCTGCAACACCGCCGTCATCGATAAGCTGCTGAAAGGAGAGAACAAGGACATTGGAAGCCTTATTTTTCATACAGTTCATGCTGCAGTTCAGCATGCAAACAGCACAGCGTCTGTAGCAGAGAGCAGCTCAGACGAGCTCATGGTCTGTAGGTCAGTTCCGTGA